From one Portunus trituberculatus isolate SZX2019 chromosome 30, ASM1759143v1, whole genome shotgun sequence genomic stretch:
- the LOC123510744 gene encoding uncharacterized protein LOC123510744, whose amino-acid sequence MSSSGGSTPLRSGSSHSRGSRLYSSSRHKTKKNIQRSGASAGEDAIASDRVSKMDARPPVSQSGEVSNSSLSKILEALAVLQEDVNKLKSDRGDSASVGNGPAQDLGGTHEFSVSHPPSTSGEFSGFRSKEVSAEEGEIEDEVPSGSILLQAAKAYVPVDDCSEAIEEPIAAMVNHWFSHGVKDEDHKEILADEVSKRPRNCKALIPVECWMPYPLRQRKLISD is encoded by the coding sequence ATGTCTTCCTCGGGTGGTTCTACACCTCTAAGAAGCGGTTCCTCACATTCTCGTGGAAGCCGACTCTATTCGTCCTCTAGGcataagacgaagaagaatatTCAACGGTCTGGGGCCTCTGCTGGTGAGGATGCCATTGCAAGTGATCGTGTGTCTAAGATGGATGCCCGACCACCAGTTAGCCAGTCTGGAGAAGTTAGCAATTCTTCTTTATCCAAGATTTTGGAGGCTTTGGCTGTACTTCAAGAGGATGTGAATAAACTTAAGAGTGACAGAGGTGACAGTGCAAGTGTTGGTAATGGGCCAGCACAGGACTTAGGTGGTACTCATGAATTTTCTGTCTCCCATCCCCCTTCTACCTCTggtgaattttctgggtttaggTCAAAAGAAGTGAGTGCTGAAGAAGGTGAGATTGAAGATGAGGTTCCTTCTGGCAGTATTCTGTTACAAGCAGCTAAGGCCTATGTGCCCGTGGATGACTGTTCTGAAGCTATTGAAGAACCGATTGCTGCAATGGTGAATCACTGGTTTTCTCATGGGGTGAAAGATGAAGACCATAAGGAGATTTTGGCAGATGAGGTTTCTAAACGTCCTAGAAACTGTAAGGCACTTATTCCAGTTGAGTGCTGGATGCCCTACCCACTGAGGCAAAGAAAGCTGATTTCAGACTAA